The Linepithema humile isolate Giens D197 chromosome 7, Lhum_UNIL_v1.0, whole genome shotgun sequence genome has a window encoding:
- the LOC105670076 gene encoding uncharacterized protein isoform X5: protein MDTRLHKYYRASGYGLNSLIYRFLIADHNLRHFFNLNAYCGAVTFITFIFAVIMVICSIASLNTMTSNDTLFRELLEKAEKKLPRIESVVSIIPPYKCIHKHLQRMSVFQEKTKKMEQSEWRRSRSPKVYHRPIIAEMSK from the exons ATGGACACTAGGCTGCACAAGTACTATCGAGCGTCCGGATACGGTTTGAACTCGCTG ATATACCGATTCCTCATCGCCGATCACAATCTCAGGCATTTCTTCAATTTAAATGCCTATTGCGGAGCGGTGACTTTCATTACGTTCATCTTCGCAGTGATTATGGTTATCTGTTCGATAGCA AGTTTGAATACGATGACGTCGAACGACACTCTTTTTCGTGAATTGCTCGAGAAAGCGGAAAAG AAGTTACCGCGGATAGAAAGCGTCGTTAGCATTATACCTCCGTACAAATGTATTCACAAGCAT TTGCAGCGTATGAGCGTGTTTCAGgagaagacaaaaaaaatg GAACAATCCGAATGGCGTCGTAGCAGATCACCGAAGGTATACCATCGCCCCATCATCGCGGAAATGTCAAAATAA
- the LOC105670076 gene encoding uncharacterized protein isoform X4 yields MDTRLHKYYRASGYGLNSLIYRFLIADHNLRHFFNLNAYCGAVTFITFIFAVIMVICSIASLNTMTSNDTLFRELLEKAEKKLPRIESVVSIIPPYKCIHKHLQRMSVFQEKTKKMLCKEELELEIMNSKMSCIEKLLKPEEQSEWRRSRSPKVYHRPIIAEMSK; encoded by the exons ATGGACACTAGGCTGCACAAGTACTATCGAGCGTCCGGATACGGTTTGAACTCGCTG ATATACCGATTCCTCATCGCCGATCACAATCTCAGGCATTTCTTCAATTTAAATGCCTATTGCGGAGCGGTGACTTTCATTACGTTCATCTTCGCAGTGATTATGGTTATCTGTTCGATAGCA AGTTTGAATACGATGACGTCGAACGACACTCTTTTTCGTGAATTGCTCGAGAAAGCGGAAAAG AAGTTACCGCGGATAGAAAGCGTCGTTAGCATTATACCTCCGTACAAATGTATTCACAAGCAT TTGCAGCGTATGAGCGTGTTTCAGgagaagacaaaaaaaatg TTATGCAAGGAGGAATTAGAGCTGGAAATAATGAACAGCAAAATGTCGTGCATCGAGAAGCTATTGAAGCCGGAG GAACAATCCGAATGGCGTCGTAGCAGATCACCGAAGGTATACCATCGCCCCATCATCGCGGAAATGTCAAAATAA